Within Cnuibacter physcomitrellae, the genomic segment GTCGGCGATCAGGTCGGCGTCGGCCGGCGCGCCGTACTTGAACCCGAAGCTCATGACCGTGACCTGCACGCCCGCGGTGGAGGCGGTCCGGAACCGCTCCTGCACCGCCGTGGCGAGCTGGTGGTTGTTGAGGTCGGAGGTGTCGATGATGATGTCGCTCGACTCGCGGATGGGGCGCAGCCGCGCCCGCTCCGCGGTGATCCCGTCGAGGAGCGTGCCGTCGCCCTGCAGCGGATGCGGGCGACGCACCGCCTCGAAGCGGCGGACCAGCGCGGCGTCCGTGGCCTCCAGGAAGAGCACACGCAGCTGGGTGCCCTCGCGGAGCGACTGGATCATGCCCTGCAGGTCGGAGAAGAAGTCGCGGCCGCGCACGTCCACCACGGCGGCGATGCGCGGCAGCGTCGAGCCGGCGTGCTCGGCCAGATCGACGAGCGGCCGCAGCATCTGCGGCGGGAGGTTGTCGACGACGTACCAGTCGAGGTCCTCGAGGGCGTTCGCCGCCGTCGACCGGCCCGCGCCCGACATCCCCGTGACGATCAGGACTTCCTGCTGCTGGGGGGCGTCTGACATCTCTCGATTCTCGTTCGGTCCCGGACGGTTCTGCGCCCGCCGCGGGCGGGTCTGGCACCGCGCCGGGGTGCTGTCCTGCTAAGCCTACCCGGCGTGGCTGGGCACCACTGGGTGAGCGGGCTCTGGCCGGCGGGGGTGGGCCTACCCGGCGAGGGTGGTCTCGATCGTGGACGCGAGGGCCGGACCGATCCCCTTCACCTCGGCGATGGCCGCCGCATCCGCCTTCTTCAGCTCGGTGACCGAGCCGAAGTGCTTCAGCAGCTCCTTCACCCGCGACGGGCCGAGCCCCGGGATCTCGCTGAGCACGCTCGTGATGTCGCGCTTCCGTCTCGTGCGCTGGTGGGTGATGGCGAACCGGTGGGCCTCGTCGCGGATGCGCTGGATCATGAACAGCGCCTCGCTCGACCTCGGGAGGATGACCGGGTAGTCGCTGTCGGCGAGCCACACTTCTTCCAGACGCTTCGCGATGCCGGCGAGCGTGATGCCCTCCACCCCCGACTCGTCGAGCGCGCGCTTGGCCGCCGCGACCTGAGGCTGGCCGCCATCGACGATGAGCAGCTGCGGTGGGTAGGAGAACTTCCGTCGGCGCTGCGACTGCTGCTCGCCCTCGGCCGTGGGATCGGGCTGCTCGAGCGGCGCGTCGCGGTCCTCCTTGAGGTAGGCGAGGCGCCTGGTGAGCACCTGGTACAGCGATTCGGTGTCGTCGGTGGAGTCGGCGATCGTGAAGCGACGGTACTGGTCCTTGCGGGGCAGACCATCCTCGAAGACGACCATCGAGGCGACGATGTTGGTCCCCGACAGGTGCGAGACGTCGTAGCACTCCATCCGCAGCGGAGCCTCGTCCATGCCGAGGGCGTCCTGGATGTCGGTGAGCGCCTGCGACCGGGCCACGAAGTCGGACGACCGCCGCATCTTGTAGAGCGTGAGGTTGTTCTTCGCGTTCATCGACGCCGTCTGCATGAGCGAGGCCTTCTCGCCGCGCTGCGGGGTCTGGATCGTCACCTTGCGGCCCGGCCCCCGCCTCTCGGCCAGCCACGACTCGAGCTCGTCGACGTCGTCGGGGAGGGCGGGCACGAGGATGCGTCGAGGCGGATCCTGACCCTCGTACGCCGCCTGCAGGATCGAGTCGACCAGCTCACCGGTGTCGAGGTCGAGCTCCTTGTCGACGGTCCACGCGCGCTCTCCGCGGATGCGGCCGCCCCGCACGATGAACTGCTGCACGCTCGCCGCGAGCTCGTCGTGCTCGACCGCGAACAGGTCGGCGTCGACGCCCTCGCGCAGCACGACCGCACTCTTCTCGAGCACGGCCTCCAGCGCCTGCAGCTGATCGCGGTACTTCGCCGCGGCCTCGTAGTCCTGGCGCTCGGCGGCATCCTTCATCCGCTTCGTCGCCTGCGTGACGAAGCGCCGGTCTCCCCCGTTCATGAACGAGACGAAGTCGTCGACGATCGCCCGGTGCTCCTCGATCGTGACCCTGCCCGAGCACGGCCCGCCGCATCGGCCGATCTGCCCGGGGAAGCACGGCCGGCCCGACTGCATGGCCTGCTTGTAGCTCGAGTCGGAGCAGGTGCGGATGGGGAACGCCTTGATCATGAGGTCGATCGTGTCGCGGACCGCCCAGATCTTCGGGTACGGCCCGAAGTACTTCGCCCCCGGGATGCGCCGGTTGCGTGTCACCATCACCCGCGGCGCCTCGTCGCCCAGGGTGATCGCCATGAACGGGTAGGTCTTGTCGTCGCGGAACTTGACGTTGAACGGAGGGTTGAACTCCTTGATCCACGTGTACTCCAGCTGCAGCGACTCGATGTCGGTGCCGACGACCGTCCACTCCACGCTCGACGCGGTGGTCACCATGCGGCGCGTGCGCTCGTGGAGGTTCCGCAGCGGCTGGAAGTAGTTGCTCAGACGCGCGCGCAGGTTCTTCGCCTTGCCGACGTAGAGCACCCTGCCCTGCGCATCCTTGAACCGGTAGACACCCGGCTGGGTGGGGATCTCCCCCGCCTTCGGCCGGTACGGGACGGTGTCTGCCATGGGTCAGGATGCTCGCTTCGCCTGCTGCGGGTCTCCGTTCAGGATCTCGTCGAGGAACATCCCGGTGTGGCTCGCGGGGTTCTTCGCGACCTGCTCCGGGGTGCCGACGGCGACGATCGTGCCGCCGCCGGAGCCGCCCTCGGGGCCCATGTCGATGATCCAGTCGGCGCTCTTGATGACGTCGAGGTTGTGCTCGATGACGATGACCGTGTTGCCCTTGTCGGTGAGGCCGCCCAGCACCTGCAGGAGCTTCCGCACATCCTCGAAGTGGAGGCCCGTCGTCGGCTCGTCGAGCACGTACACGCTGCGGCCGTTGGAGCGGCGCTGCAGCTCGGTGGCGAGCTTCACGCGCTGCGCCTCGCCACCGGAGAGCGTGGTGGCGCTCTGCCCCAGGCGGACGTAGCCGAGGCCCACCTCGACGAGCGTCTTGAGGTAGCGGTGGATCGCGGAGATCGGCTCGAAGAACTCGGCGGCCTCGCTGATCGGCATGTCGAGCACCTCGGCGATGTTCTTGCCCTTGTAGTGCACCGCGAGGGTGTCGCGGTTGTAGCGCGCACCGCCGCAGACCTCGCACGCGACGTACACGTCGGGCAGGAAGTTCATCTCGATCTTGATCGTGCCGTCGCCCGCGCACGCCTCGCAGCGGCCGCCCTTGACGTTGAAGCTGAACCGCCCGGCGAGGTAGCCGCGCGCCTTCGCCTCGGCCGTGTCGGCGAAGAGGTTGCGGATGCGGTCGAAGACGCCCGTGTAGGTCGCCGGGTTCGACCGCGGGGTGCGGCCGATGGGCGCCTGGTCGACGTGCACGACCTTGTCGAGCTGGTCGAGGCCGGTGACGCGCTTGTGCTTGCCCGGGAGCTTGCGGGCGCCGTTCAGCCGGTTGGCGAGCACCCGGTAGAGGATGTCGTTCACGAGGCTGGACTTGCCCGATCCGCTCACGCCCGTGACCGCGGTGAGCACACCGAGCGGGAAGTCGGCCGTGACGCTCTTGAGGTTGTTGGCCTGCGCATCCACGACCGAGATCATGCGCTTCTTGTCGATCTTGCGGCGCTTCGTGGGGGTGGCGATCTCGCGGCGACCCGCGAGGTAGTCGCCGGTGAGCGACTTCGTGTTGCGGAGGAGCGCCTCGTATCCGCCCGAGTGCACGACCGTGCCGCCGTTGACGCCCGCGCCGGGGCCGATGTCGACGATCCAGTCGGCGGTGCGGATGGTGTCCTCGTCGTGCTCGACGACGATCAGCGTGTTGCCGAGGTTCTTGAGCTTGACGAGCGTGTCGATGAGGCGACGGTTGTCGCGCTGGTGGAGGCCGATGCTCGGCTCGTCGAGCACGTAGAGCACGCCGGTGAGGCCCGATCCGATCTGGGTGGCCAGACGGATGCGCTGCGCCTCGCCGCCGGAGAGACTGCCGGCGCTGCGGGCCAGGTCGAGGTAGCCGAGACCGACCTCGATGAGGAAGTCGAGTCGGGCGCGGATCTCGCGGAGGACCTGCGCCGCGATCATGGCCTCGCGGTCGTTCAGCGTCAGCTCGGCCATGAAGTCCTGGGCGTCGGTCAGCGAGTACTGCGTGACGTCGGCGATGCTCGCGCCGGCGACGGTGACCGCGAGGACCTCGGGCTTGAGGCGCTTGCCGTCGCAGACCGGGCACGGCACCTCGCGGAGGTACTCGCCCCAGCGGGCGCGCTGGGAGTCGGACTCGGCCTGCGCGAACTGACGCTCGATGTAGGGCATGACGCCCTCGAAGCCCGACGAGTAGCTCATCTCGCGGCCCCACCGGTTCTTCCAGCGGACCTTCACCTCGAAGTCGTTGCCGCGGAGGATCGCCTCGCGCACCTCCGGGGTGAGGTCCTTCCACGGGGTCTTGAGCGAGAAGTCGAGGTCGCGGGCGAGGCCGGCGAGCAGCTTCTCGTAGTACTGGAACAGGCCCTTGCCCTGGGTGGTCCAGGGGATGATGACGCCGTCCTGGATGCTGAGGTCCTCGTCGCCGAGGAGGAGGTCCTGGTCGACCGACATGCGCGTGCCGAGCCCGGAGCACTCGGGGCAGGCGCCGAAGGGCGCGTTGAACGAGAAGGTGCGCGGCTCGATCTCGGTGAGCTGGATCGGGTGCTGGTTGGGGCAGCTCAGCTTCTCGGAGAAGGTCTGCCACGCCTCCGGCCCGTTCTCGTCGACGTAGTTGACCTGCACGATGCCGTCGGTGAGGCGCAGCGCCGTCTCGAGCGAGTCGGTGAGGCGGGTGAGGATGTCGGGGCCGGCCACCAGACGGTCGATGACGACCGAGATGTCGTGCTTGTACTGCTTCTTGAGCTTCGGCGCGTCGGTGAGCTGGATCATCTCGCCATCCACGATGGCGCGCGAGTAGCCCTGACCGGACAGCTCCTTGAAGAGGTCGACGAACTCGCCCTTCTTCTGGCTCACCACCGGGCTCAGCACCATGAAGCGGGTGCGCTCCGGCAGCTCCATCAGCTGATCGGCGATCTGCTGCACCGTCTGGGCGGCGATGCGCTCACCGCAGATGGGACAGTGCGGGATGCCGATGCGCGCCCAGAGCAGACGCATGTAGTCGAAGATCTCGGTGATCGTGCCGACCGTGGACCGCGGGTTGCGGTTCGTGGACTTCTGGTCAATGCTCACCGCCGGGCTCAGGCCCTCGATGAAGTCGACGTCCGGCCGGTCGACCTGGCCGAGGAACTGACGCGCGTACGCGGAGAGGCTCTCGACGTAGCGACGCTGCCCCTCGGCGAAGATCGTGTCGAACGCCAGGCTCGACTTCCCGGACCCGGACAGCCCCGTGAAGACGACCAGCGAGTCGCGCGGGATCTCGATGTCGACGTCCTTGAGGTTGTGCACCCGGGCACCGCTGACGGTGAGCTTCTGGCCTGCGTTCACGCTCGTAATCGACACCCCGAAAGTCTACGTTCCACCACCGACACCGCCGCCGCCGTTCGCCCCCGGCGCACCTCCCGCGGGGTGTCCCGCGCGTCGCCCATGGGTGGGGCCAACTCCGGAGATTCGCGTCCGACGGCGGTGACTCCGGACTTCTCCCGGCGTGTCCCCTCGAGAATCCGGAGTTGGCTCCACGCGGCGGCCGGACTCAGGATCCGACGGCGGAAGCGACCGTTCTCAGGACGATCCGTCCTGAGAACGGCTTCGGCTCCTGAATCCGGGCGACCTCCCCGATGTGAAGCTCGACGTCGACTCCGATCCCCTACTGATCGCTCCGGGCGAGCGCCCACGCCAGGTCAGGCGACGTGGCCGGCGCGCTCCATCTGGCGGAGCTCGCGCTTGAGCTCGGAGACCTCGTCGCGCAGGCGCGCGGCGAGCTCGAACTTGAGCTCGGCGGCGGCCTCGAGCATCTGTGAGTTGAGGTCGGCGATGATCGACTCGAGCTCGTTGGCGCCGGACGCCGCGAGGCCCTCGCGGCGCAGGCTCGGCGTGGGGCTCTTCTTGCCCCGGCCGGCGCGCTCGCGCAGGAGGTCGGCGGTGTCGGCGCCCTCGCGGGCGAGCGCCTCGGTGATGTCGGCGATCCGCTTCCGCAGCGGCTGAGGATCGATCCCGTTCGCCGTGTTGTACGCGATCTGCTTCTCGCGACGACGGTCGGTCTCCTCGATGGCGAGCTGCATGGAGTCGGTCATCTTGTCGGCGTACATGTGCACCTGACCCGACACGTTGCGAGCGGCGCGACCGATCGTCTGGATGAGCGACGTCGACGAGCGGAGGAAGCCCTCCTTGTCGGCGTCGAGGATCGCGACCAGCGACACCTCCGGGAGGTCGAGCCCCTCGCGGAGGAGGTTGATGCCGACGAGGACGTCGTAGACGCCCGCGCGCAGCTCGGTCAGCAGCTCGACCCGACGGAGGGTGTCGACATCCGAGTGCAGATAGCGCACACGCACCCCGGCCTCGGTGAGGAAGTCGGTGAGCTCCTCCGCCATCTTCTTCGTGAGCGTGGTGACGAGCACGCGCTCGTCGCGCTCGGCGCGGAGGCGGATCTCCTCGAGCAGGTCGTCGATCTGACCCTTCGAGGGCTTGATGATCAGCTCGGGGTCGACCAGGCCCGTGGGGCGGATGATCTGCTCGACCACCCCATCCGCGATGCCCATCTCGTAGCGGCCGGGAGTCGCGGACAGGTAGACCGTCTGCCCGACACGATCCTTGAACTCGTCCCACTTGAGCGGCCGGTTGTCGAGCGCGCTCGGAAGGCGGAAGCCGTGCTCGACCAGCGTCCGCTTGCGCGACGCGTCGCCCTCGTACATCGCGCCGATCTGCGGCACGGTGACGTGCGACTCGTCGATCACGACGAGGAAGTCGTCGGGGAAGTAGTCGAGCAGGCAGTGCGGGGCCTCCCCCGGCATCCGCCCGTCGATGTGGCGCGAGTAGTTCTCGATGCCCGAGCAGAAGCCGATCTGCTGCATCATCTCGAGGTCGAACGTGGTGCGCATGCGCAGTCGCTGCGCCTCGAGCAGCTTGCCCTGCCGCTCGAGCTCGGTGAGACGCTCCTCCAGCTCGACCTGGATGGTCTCGATGGCCCGATGCATGACGTTGGTGTCGGCCACGTAGTGCGACCCGGGGAAGACCGAGACGGCATCGAGCTTCTGCACCACGTCTCCCGTGAGCGGATGCAGGCTGTACAGCGCCTCGATCTCGTCGCCGAACATCTCGATGCGGATGGCCAGCTCCTCGTAGACCGGGATGATCTCGATCGTGTCGCCCCGTACGCGGAAGTTGCCGCGGGAGAAGTCGACGTCGTTGCGCTGGTACTGCATCGACACGAATCGGCGGATGAGCCAGTCGCGGTCGACCCGCTGCCCGACCTGCAGCGCCACCATCGCGTTCATGTACTGCTCGGGCGTGCCCAGACCGTAGATGCAGGACACCGTGGAGACCACGACCACGTCGCGGCGCGACAGCAGCGAGTTCGTGGTGGAGTGGCGAAGCCGCTCCACCTCCGCGTTGATCGAGCTGTCCTTCTCGATGAAGGTGTCGGTCTGCGGGACGTACGCCTCGGGCTGGTAGTAGTCGTAGTACGAGACGAAGTACTCGACGGCGTTGTTGGGCAGCAGCTCGCGGAACTCGTTGGCGAGCTGCGCGGCGAGGGTCTTGTTGTGGGCCAGCACGAGGGTGGGGCGCTGCACGGCCTCGACGAGCCAGGCCGTCGTGGCGGACTTGCCGGTACCGGTGGCGCCGAGCAGCACCACGTCGGTCTCACCCGCGTTGATGCGGCCGGCGAGCTCCGCGATCGCGTTGGGCTGGTCGCCGCTCGGCTCGTATTCGCTGATGACCTCGAAGGGCCGAACGGAGCGGGTCGGTTCCATGCAATAAGTTTAGGTCGGGCCACCGACATCGGGCCGGGGGCCAGTGGACCACTCAGCCCGGCCACATCCACCACCGCGGGGTCGACGCCGCACGAGCGGACGACACCCCGTGACCACCACCACAGGGGCGTGACCACACACATGCGAATCGGCATCCTCACCTCGGGCGGCGACTGCCCGGGGCTCAACGCGGTCATCCGCGGCGCAGTCCTCAAGGGCACCGAGATCAACGGCCAGGAGTTCGTGGGCTTCCGCGACGGCTGGCGCGGCGTCGTCGCCGGCGACATCATCGACCTCCCCCGCCTCGCCGTGCGCGGCATCGCGAAGGAGGGCGGCACCATCATCGGCACCAGCCGCACCAACCCGTTCGAGGGCGAGGGCGGGCCGGAGCGCATCCAGGCCACCCTCGACCGCCTCGGCATCGACGCGGTCATCGCCATCGGCGGCGAGGGGACCCTGGCGGCGGCCAAGCGGTTGACGGATGCGGGACTCAAGATCGTGGGCGTGCCCAAGACGATCGACAACGACCTCAACGGCACCGACTACACGTTCGGGTTCGACACCGCCATCGAGATCGCCACCGAGGCGATGGACCGGCTGCGCACCACGGGCGACTCGCACAGCCGCTGCATGGTCGCGGAGGTCATGGGCCGGCACGTGGGCTGGATCGCGCTGCACTCCGGCATGGCGGCAGGAGCGCACGCCATCCTCATCCCCGAGCAGAAGACCAGCCTCGAGCAGATCGGCGCCTGGGTGCGCAGCGCGGCCGACCGCGGGCGCGCGCCGCTCGTCGTGGTGGCGGAGGGCTGGGTGCCGAACCACGCCGACGACGCGCACTCCGAGCGCGGGCTCGACGCGTTCGGGCGCCCCCGCCTGGGTGGGATCGGCGAGCGCCTCGCGCCGATGATCGAGGAGCTCACCGGGATCGAGACGCGCGCGACGACGCTCGGCCACATCCAGCGCGGCGGCGTGCCCACCGCGTACGACCGCGTGCTCGCCACCCGTCTCGGCATGGCCTCCAGCGACCTCGCGCAGGACGAGGCGTGGGGCAACATGGTGTCGCTGCGCGGCACGGAGATCGAGCGGGTGGGCTTCGAGGAGGCGCTCACCGCGCTGAAGACCGTACCGCAGCACCGCTACGACGAAGCGGCGATGCTCTTCGGCTGAGCCCTGCGGGGGTGCGACCGTCGAAAGGTCGCCTCAGAGCGGACGTGGCGCGCATACGAGCGTGCGTGGGCTCTGAGGCGACCTTTCTGCGTCCGCCGCGCCTGAGCGCCGGGTCGCCCGGTGGCGTCAGGGGCGCGGGCTCTGAGGGGCCGGCGCGGGTGCGACCGTCGGAAGGTCGCCTCAGAGCGGACGTGGCGCCTATACGGGCGCGCGTCGGCCCTGGGGCGACCTTTCTGCGTCCGCCGCGCGTGAGCGCTGGGTGGCGGTGGCGTCGGGGCGTGAGCTCGGAGGGGTCGGCGCGGGGATGGCCGTCGAAAGCGGTCCTGGCGCGAGGGCGGCGCCCGTGCGTCCTGCTGCGGAGGTGGTGCGTCAGCGGCGGAGCGGAGCGAGGCGGACGGGGTCTCCGGGGCGCAGCTGGGCGGCGGCGTCGAGGGCTGCGGCGGTGAGCACGGCGACGACGGGGTAGCCGCCCGTGACGGGGTGGTCGCGGAGGAAGAGGACGGGCCGGCCGTCGGGCGGGAGCTGCACGCTCCCGGCGACGACGCCCTCGCTCGGCAGCTGGGCCGTGCCCTCGGCCGCGGGGAGCGGCGGCCCGGCCAGCCGGACCCCCACGCGGTTCGAGTCCGGGCTGACCGTCCACCTCGCCGCGGCGAGCACCGCGCGAGGCTCGCCCCGCAGAAGGCGATCGCGAGGACCGAGCACGACGGGAAGGACCACGACCTCCGGGTGCTCCCTCCCGATGAGGGTGGGGATGGCGTCGGCCGCGGGCCACTCCCCCGCCTGCGCGGCCAGACTCAGCACATCCCCCGCCTCCAGGGGCGCGGGGCCGAGGCCGCTCAGCGTGTCGGTGGATCCGCTGCCCAACACGTGGGGCGCGGCGATCCCGCCCCTGACGGCGAGGTAGCTCCGCAGCTGATGGGGTGGAGGACCGAACTCGAGCTCGTCTCCGCGAGCGAGGGTCAGGGCGCATCCGATCGGATGCTCGACGGTGCGTCCTCCGCGGCGGACGCGGACGGCGACCGGCGCCCCGGTGACGGCGATCCGGAGCGTGCGGAGAGCGTGCATCCGCCAGCCTCCGAGCAGCGTCTCGATGCCCACCGCGCCCGGGAGGTTGCCGACCAGGCGGTTCGCGGCGTCGAAGGCGGCCCGGTCGGCGGCGCCGGATCCGGTGACGCCGAGGTGGGCGTACCCGGGCCGCCCGTGGTCCTGGAGGAGAGCGAGGGGCCCGGGTGTGAGCACCTCGAGTGCGGGCGTTCCCGCGTCGTCAGGCACGGCGGAACCTCACACGAGTGCCGGGAGCGAGGAGCGCGGGCTCGGGGCGACTCTCGTCCCAGAGGACCGCGTCGGTCCGGCCGATGAGGTGCCAGCCGCCCGGCGACTCGCGCGGGTAGACGCCGCAGTAGCGTCCGCCGAGGGCGACCGAGCCCGCCGGCACGGAGGTGCGAGGAGTGTCGCGGCGCGGTAGCGCGAGGGGATCGCCGGGGGCGGCGAGATAGGCGAAGCCCGGCGCGAAGCCGAGGAAGGCGGTGGTGAAGAGCAGCGACGTGTGGCGGGACACGAGCTCGTCGACGCTGACGTCGAGGAGGGCGGCAGCGACGGCGACGTCCGGGCCGTCGTAGTGCGCCGGGATCACCACCTCGTCGCTCTCGGCGGTCGGGTCGTGCGCCTCTCGGAGGTCCCACGCCGCCTCGACGATCCCCGGCGCGGCAGCCCGGGACACGGTCGAGGGTTCGAACGAGACGAGCAGTGTCGCCTCGGCGGGCACGAGGTCGACGACACCGGGGTGGCGGCGGAGAGCATCGTAGAGAGGCAGTACGTCCGCAGGGTCGAGCTGGTCGACCAACAGCGCCGTCTCGCCCGCAGGCAGGACGGCGTATCCCCTCACGCCGCCGCCGACGCGAACGGGGAGAGGGTCACGCCCGCGCGCTCCAGCGCGGAGCGCAGAGCGACGGCGATCCCGACCGAGCCGGCGGTGTCGCCGTGCACGCAGATCGTCCGAGCCGACAGCGTCACGACCGAGCCGTCGACCGCCTCGACGGAGCCGTCGACCACGAGACCGACCATCCGCCGCGCGATGGCGTCGGCGT encodes:
- the rapZ gene encoding RNase adapter RapZ — its product is MSDAPQQQEVLIVTGMSGAGRSTAANALEDLDWYVVDNLPPQMLRPLVDLAEHAGSTLPRIAAVVDVRGRDFFSDLQGMIQSLREGTQLRVLFLEATDAALVRRFEAVRRPHPLQGDGTLLDGITAERARLRPIRESSDIIIDTSDLNNHQLATAVQERFRTASTAGVQVTVMSFGFKYGAPADADLIADGRFLPNPFWIPELRPHTGLDDDVSEYVLGQNGAREFLDLYAHALEPVLAGYQRENKRHATVAIGCTGGKHRSVALVRELADRLASYPGVVVSVKHRDLGRE
- the uvrC gene encoding excinuclease ABC subunit UvrC, with the translated sequence MADTVPYRPKAGEIPTQPGVYRFKDAQGRVLYVGKAKNLRARLSNYFQPLRNLHERTRRMVTTASSVEWTVVGTDIESLQLEYTWIKEFNPPFNVKFRDDKTYPFMAITLGDEAPRVMVTRNRRIPGAKYFGPYPKIWAVRDTIDLMIKAFPIRTCSDSSYKQAMQSGRPCFPGQIGRCGGPCSGRVTIEEHRAIVDDFVSFMNGGDRRFVTQATKRMKDAAERQDYEAAAKYRDQLQALEAVLEKSAVVLREGVDADLFAVEHDELAASVQQFIVRGGRIRGERAWTVDKELDLDTGELVDSILQAAYEGQDPPRRILVPALPDDVDELESWLAERRGPGRKVTIQTPQRGEKASLMQTASMNAKNNLTLYKMRRSSDFVARSQALTDIQDALGMDEAPLRMECYDVSHLSGTNIVASMVVFEDGLPRKDQYRRFTIADSTDDTESLYQVLTRRLAYLKEDRDAPLEQPDPTAEGEQQSQRRRKFSYPPQLLIVDGGQPQVAAAKRALDESGVEGITLAGIAKRLEEVWLADSDYPVILPRSSEALFMIQRIRDEAHRFAITHQRTRRKRDITSVLSEIPGLGPSRVKELLKHFGSVTELKKADAAAIAEVKGIGPALASTIETTLAG
- the uvrA gene encoding excinuclease ABC subunit UvrA gives rise to the protein MSITSVNAGQKLTVSGARVHNLKDVDIEIPRDSLVVFTGLSGSGKSSLAFDTIFAEGQRRYVESLSAYARQFLGQVDRPDVDFIEGLSPAVSIDQKSTNRNPRSTVGTITEIFDYMRLLWARIGIPHCPICGERIAAQTVQQIADQLMELPERTRFMVLSPVVSQKKGEFVDLFKELSGQGYSRAIVDGEMIQLTDAPKLKKQYKHDISVVIDRLVAGPDILTRLTDSLETALRLTDGIVQVNYVDENGPEAWQTFSEKLSCPNQHPIQLTEIEPRTFSFNAPFGACPECSGLGTRMSVDQDLLLGDEDLSIQDGVIIPWTTQGKGLFQYYEKLLAGLARDLDFSLKTPWKDLTPEVREAILRGNDFEVKVRWKNRWGREMSYSSGFEGVMPYIERQFAQAESDSQRARWGEYLREVPCPVCDGKRLKPEVLAVTVAGASIADVTQYSLTDAQDFMAELTLNDREAMIAAQVLREIRARLDFLIEVGLGYLDLARSAGSLSGGEAQRIRLATQIGSGLTGVLYVLDEPSIGLHQRDNRRLIDTLVKLKNLGNTLIVVEHDEDTIRTADWIVDIGPGAGVNGGTVVHSGGYEALLRNTKSLTGDYLAGRREIATPTKRRKIDKKRMISVVDAQANNLKSVTADFPLGVLTAVTGVSGSGKSSLVNDILYRVLANRLNGARKLPGKHKRVTGLDQLDKVVHVDQAPIGRTPRSNPATYTGVFDRIRNLFADTAEAKARGYLAGRFSFNVKGGRCEACAGDGTIKIEMNFLPDVYVACEVCGGARYNRDTLAVHYKGKNIAEVLDMPISEAAEFFEPISAIHRYLKTLVEVGLGYVRLGQSATTLSGGEAQRVKLATELQRRSNGRSVYVLDEPTTGLHFEDVRKLLQVLGGLTDKGNTVIVIEHNLDVIKSADWIIDMGPEGGSGGGTIVAVGTPEQVAKNPASHTGMFLDEILNGDPQQAKRAS
- the uvrB gene encoding excinuclease ABC subunit UvrB, whose protein sequence is MEPTRSVRPFEVISEYEPSGDQPNAIAELAGRINAGETDVVLLGATGTGKSATTAWLVEAVQRPTLVLAHNKTLAAQLANEFRELLPNNAVEYFVSYYDYYQPEAYVPQTDTFIEKDSSINAEVERLRHSTTNSLLSRRDVVVVSTVSCIYGLGTPEQYMNAMVALQVGQRVDRDWLIRRFVSMQYQRNDVDFSRGNFRVRGDTIEIIPVYEELAIRIEMFGDEIEALYSLHPLTGDVVQKLDAVSVFPGSHYVADTNVMHRAIETIQVELEERLTELERQGKLLEAQRLRMRTTFDLEMMQQIGFCSGIENYSRHIDGRMPGEAPHCLLDYFPDDFLVVIDESHVTVPQIGAMYEGDASRKRTLVEHGFRLPSALDNRPLKWDEFKDRVGQTVYLSATPGRYEMGIADGVVEQIIRPTGLVDPELIIKPSKGQIDDLLEEIRLRAERDERVLVTTLTKKMAEELTDFLTEAGVRVRYLHSDVDTLRRVELLTELRAGVYDVLVGINLLREGLDLPEVSLVAILDADKEGFLRSSTSLIQTIGRAARNVSGQVHMYADKMTDSMQLAIEETDRRREKQIAYNTANGIDPQPLRKRIADITEALAREGADTADLLRERAGRGKKSPTPSLRREGLAASGANELESIIADLNSQMLEAAAELKFELAARLRDEVSELKRELRQMERAGHVA
- a CDS encoding ATP-dependent 6-phosphofructokinase; amino-acid sequence: MRIGILTSGGDCPGLNAVIRGAVLKGTEINGQEFVGFRDGWRGVVAGDIIDLPRLAVRGIAKEGGTIIGTSRTNPFEGEGGPERIQATLDRLGIDAVIAIGGEGTLAAAKRLTDAGLKIVGVPKTIDNDLNGTDYTFGFDTAIEIATEAMDRLRTTGDSHSRCMVAEVMGRHVGWIALHSGMAAGAHAILIPEQKTSLEQIGAWVRSAADRGRAPLVVVAEGWVPNHADDAHSERGLDAFGRPRLGGIGERLAPMIEELTGIETRATTLGHIQRGGVPTAYDRVLATRLGMASSDLAQDEAWGNMVSLRGTEIERVGFEEALTALKTVPQHRYDEAAMLFG
- a CDS encoding biotin-dependent carboxyltransferase family protein, encoding MPDDAGTPALEVLTPGPLALLQDHGRPGYAHLGVTGSGAADRAAFDAANRLVGNLPGAVGIETLLGGWRMHALRTLRIAVTGAPVAVRVRRGGRTVEHPIGCALTLARGDELEFGPPPHQLRSYLAVRGGIAAPHVLGSGSTDTLSGLGPAPLEAGDVLSLAAQAGEWPAADAIPTLIGREHPEVVVLPVVLGPRDRLLRGEPRAVLAAARWTVSPDSNRVGVRLAGPPLPAAEGTAQLPSEGVVAGSVQLPPDGRPVLFLRDHPVTGGYPVVAVLTAAALDAAAQLRPGDPVRLAPLRR
- a CDS encoding 5-oxoprolinase subunit B family protein, which codes for MRGYAVLPAGETALLVDQLDPADVLPLYDALRRHPGVVDLVPAEATLLVSFEPSTVSRAAAPGIVEAAWDLREAHDPTAESDEVVIPAHYDGPDVAVAAALLDVSVDELVSRHTSLLFTTAFLGFAPGFAYLAAPGDPLALPRRDTPRTSVPAGSVALGGRYCGVYPRESPGGWHLIGRTDAVLWDESRPEPALLAPGTRVRFRRA